One region of Vibrio pelagius genomic DNA includes:
- the smpB gene encoding SsrA-binding protein SmpB — MAKKKSKSKAGSNTIALNKKARHEYFIDDEIEAGLELQGWEVKSLREGKTNIAESYVYIRDGEAFISGMTITPLTQASTHIVANPTRVRKLLMSRKELDNLFGRINREGMTLVATSLYWSRSWAKIKIGVAKGKKLHDKRTDMKEKDWARDKARIMKSNLR; from the coding sequence ATGGCAAAGAAAAAATCAAAATCAAAAGCGGGTAGTAATACCATTGCGCTAAATAAGAAAGCTCGCCACGAATATTTCATCGACGATGAGATTGAAGCGGGGCTTGAGCTACAAGGCTGGGAAGTAAAATCCCTACGTGAAGGCAAAACGAACATCGCAGAAAGCTACGTCTACATCCGAGACGGTGAAGCATTCATCAGTGGTATGACTATCACGCCACTAACACAAGCAAGTACGCACATTGTCGCGAACCCAACACGTGTCCGTAAACTCCTAATGTCGAGAAAAGAGCTCGACAACTTATTCGGTCGTATTAACCGTGAAGGCATGACGCTAGTTGCAACGTCGCTATACTGGTCTCGCTCTTGGGCTAAGATCAAAATTGGCGTAGCAAAAGGTAAAAAGCTGCACGACAAACGTACTGATATGAAAGAAAAAGATTGGGCTCGCGATAAAGCACGAATTATGAAGAGTAATTTGCGTTAA
- a CDS encoding DUF6538 domain-containing protein: protein MRYLQISKGGIWQFRYQVPPDHRHLFSDRREIKRSLKTSDKAEATIMAL, encoded by the coding sequence ATGCGCTATCTACAGATATCAAAAGGCGGAATTTGGCAATTTCGTTACCAAGTGCCACCTGACCATCGTCACCTCTTTAGTGACCGCCGTGAGATCAAACGCTCACTAAAGACTTCAGATAAAGCTGAAGCCACTATTATGGCTCTTTAG
- the hipB gene encoding type II toxin-antitoxin system antitoxin HipB — protein sequence MIYSPKQLADMMLLIRQKNGWTQSELAKKVGIKQATISNFENNPNKTTLATFFKLAQAMDLTLSIQEKSQVASLNENDDESW from the coding sequence ATGATATATAGTCCAAAACAATTAGCAGATATGATGTTACTGATACGTCAGAAGAATGGATGGACGCAGTCAGAACTAGCAAAAAAAGTCGGCATCAAGCAAGCTACAATCTCGAACTTCGAAAACAACCCTAACAAAACAACACTTGCTACCTTCTTTAAGCTTGCCCAGGCTATGGATCTAACATTGAGTATCCAAGAGAAATCACAGGTAGCTTCGTTAAATGAAAATGATGATGAGAGCTGGTAA
- a CDS encoding type II toxin-antitoxin system HipA family toxin yields MQKLIAYMNGELVGTLEKHKNGAHTFQYNKNWLTNAVTRPLSLSLKLQLPAITSDAVINYFDNLLPDSPQVRDRIVARYKASSKQPFDLLKEIGKDSVGAIALLPPDRPYKKEPLSYEVLDDKKLETVLSAYKSDIPLGMLEEEEDFRISVAGAQEKTALLFVDEQWCIPKGNTPTTHIIKLPIGEIQQANATLDLKDSVENEYLCIELARALGFAVPNVQIIQTDNIKALAVERFDRRWTKDRAGLLRLPQEDICQVFGMPSSIKYESQGGPGIAQIMELLMGSSNALEDRYNFMRFQVFQWLIGATDGHAKNFSIYIDKGGSYRLTPFYDILSAYPLLGGKGLNIRKLKLAMGLKATKGKKYEISKILPRHFLDTAKAVNFNQDTMQEIIDEMKDALPKAMLQVSATLPKGFPEHIVSSIFENTQKIVKKI; encoded by the coding sequence ATGCAGAAGCTAATCGCATACATGAATGGTGAACTTGTTGGTACTCTAGAGAAACATAAGAATGGTGCTCACACTTTTCAATATAATAAAAACTGGTTAACCAATGCGGTAACTCGACCACTATCATTGTCTTTAAAACTTCAATTACCAGCTATCACTTCCGATGCAGTTATAAACTATTTTGACAATCTCTTGCCAGACAGCCCTCAAGTCAGAGATAGAATAGTTGCAAGGTACAAGGCGTCATCCAAACAACCATTTGATCTACTAAAAGAAATAGGAAAAGACAGTGTTGGTGCGATTGCTTTACTTCCTCCAGACCGCCCCTATAAAAAAGAGCCACTTAGCTACGAAGTCCTTGATGACAAAAAACTAGAAACTGTTCTTTCTGCATACAAGTCTGATATTCCGCTCGGAATGCTCGAAGAAGAAGAAGACTTTAGAATCTCCGTGGCAGGTGCTCAAGAGAAAACGGCTCTCCTATTCGTTGATGAGCAATGGTGTATACCGAAAGGAAACACCCCCACCACTCACATCATCAAACTGCCAATAGGCGAAATACAACAAGCCAACGCGACCCTAGATCTCAAAGATAGCGTAGAAAACGAGTACCTTTGCATTGAGTTAGCTAGAGCTCTAGGGTTTGCAGTTCCCAACGTCCAAATAATCCAAACAGACAACATTAAAGCTTTAGCTGTAGAACGCTTTGATAGACGCTGGACAAAAGACAGAGCAGGCTTGCTACGCTTACCTCAGGAAGATATCTGCCAAGTATTTGGTATGCCATCATCCATTAAGTACGAATCTCAAGGTGGCCCTGGCATAGCTCAGATCATGGAGTTATTAATGGGGTCAAGTAATGCACTAGAAGATCGGTATAACTTCATGAGGTTTCAAGTATTTCAATGGCTCATTGGCGCTACAGATGGACATGCTAAAAACTTTTCTATCTATATTGATAAAGGAGGCAGCTACAGACTCACTCCATTCTACGATATTTTGTCAGCCTACCCACTACTGGGAGGAAAAGGGCTCAATATCAGAAAGCTTAAGCTGGCGATGGGATTGAAAGCAACAAAGGGCAAGAAGTATGAAATCAGTAAAATCCTGCCTCGTCACTTTTTGGATACAGCTAAAGCTGTAAACTTTAATCAAGACACGATGCAAGAGATAATTGATGAAATGAAAGATGCCTTACCGAAGGCGATGTTACAGGTAAGTGCTACATTGCCTAAAGGCTTTCCTGAGCATATCGTGAGCTCAATTTTTGAGAATACTCAGAAAATCGTTAAGAAGATTTAG